One segment of Ascidiaceihabitans donghaensis DNA contains the following:
- a CDS encoding helix-turn-helix domain-containing protein, with protein sequence MPPHVKTPAELRSMFGSNLRILSQNYQSVSELSRQLGINRTQFNRYLAGESFPRPDVLARICAFFHVDARMLLEPVETINSLSDPISGPFLRDFVGRGAYGIPEDLFPSGFFRFTRRSFLEASQFVEGLVFVKRENTVTYIRGYETRQAMQSQGLSAKRSASEFRGLVMQQEEGIAALISRRNSMTCSFNYLSRVASFENNFWVGYVARTVRESMSGDRAVRMVYEHLGSDFSTAMAAARKSGYCAEEDLIPFHRRLLDPARPFG encoded by the coding sequence ATGCCCCCCCACGTTAAAACACCTGCTGAATTGCGCAGTATGTTCGGCTCGAATTTGCGGATTTTATCCCAAAACTACCAATCTGTGTCAGAGTTGTCGCGGCAACTTGGTATCAACCGCACCCAATTCAACAGATACCTTGCGGGGGAAAGCTTCCCGAGACCTGATGTTTTGGCGCGGATATGTGCATTCTTTCATGTAGACGCACGCATGCTTTTGGAACCCGTCGAGACGATCAATTCATTGTCCGACCCAATTTCAGGGCCATTTTTACGCGATTTCGTCGGACGTGGCGCCTATGGCATCCCCGAAGATCTCTTTCCCAGTGGCTTTTTCCGCTTTACGCGCCGCAGCTTTCTGGAAGCTTCGCAATTTGTCGAAGGTTTGGTGTTTGTAAAACGCGAAAACACTGTCACTTACATCCGCGGCTACGAGACGCGCCAAGCCATGCAATCCCAGGGGTTGTCGGCAAAACGCAGTGCCAGCGAATTCCGCGGCCTTGTCATGCAACAAGAAGAAGGCATCGCAGCCCTTATATCGCGGCGCAATTCCATGACCTGTTCATTTAACTACCTTAGCCGCGTTGCATCTTTTGAAAACAACTTCTGGGTTGGTTACGTGGCCCGCACAGTACGCGAAAGCATGTCCGGTGATCGGGCTGTTCGCATGGTGTATGAACATCTGGGGAGCGATTTCTCGACGGCGATGGCGGCGGCGCGGAAATCAGGATATTGTGCCGAAGAAGATCTTATCCCGTTCCACAGACGTTTGTTGGACCCTGCACGCCCCTTTGGTTGA
- a CDS encoding aromatic ring-hydroxylating oxygenase subunit alpha translates to MTTTDLDTVCQPIEHANGLPNAHYIDPDIFDEEKNAVLFAGWAGLAVGADVPDIGDAVPIDFLGMPLLMVRDKNGAVRVFQNTCRHRGMILVDAPRKIEGAIRCPYHSWCYSTDGRLVSTPHVGGPGQNTHPDIDRSLLGLVEIRSHIWMDVIWINISGDAAPFETVNAALMERWSEFDTPIHHGGADSRFQLEINCNWKLAVENYCESYHLPWVHPGLNSYSRLEDHYHIEKKQTFAGQGTYVYRQLKDDQGNSFPDFDGLSQTWDTAAEYITAFPNVLLGVHRDHVFSIVLLPQGPEKTIENIHLYYASDKTDAGLRAQNTRLWKDVFAEDVFVVEGMQRGRHAVHFDGGRFSPAMDSPTHLFHEWVATRIQTHRSPLAAE, encoded by the coding sequence ATGACCACCACCGATCTTGACACAGTATGCCAACCCATCGAGCACGCCAATGGCTTGCCAAATGCGCACTACATTGATCCGGACATCTTCGATGAAGAAAAAAACGCCGTTCTGTTTGCGGGCTGGGCGGGTTTGGCTGTGGGCGCAGATGTGCCGGATATCGGTGATGCCGTGCCCATCGACTTTTTGGGCATGCCATTGCTGATGGTGCGCGACAAAAACGGCGCAGTGCGCGTTTTTCAAAACACATGCCGTCACCGCGGCATGATCCTTGTCGATGCCCCCCGCAAAATCGAAGGCGCAATTCGCTGCCCCTATCACAGTTGGTGCTATTCAACGGATGGCCGCCTTGTTTCAACACCGCATGTCGGCGGGCCGGGGCAAAACACACATCCCGACATCGATCGTTCATTATTGGGTTTGGTCGAAATCCGCAGCCACATCTGGATGGATGTCATCTGGATCAATATTTCAGGGGATGCAGCGCCGTTTGAAACTGTAAACGCAGCCCTGATGGAACGCTGGTCAGAGTTTGACACACCAATCCATCATGGTGGTGCCGACAGCCGGTTTCAGCTTGAGATCAATTGCAATTGGAAGTTGGCAGTCGAGAACTATTGCGAAAGCTACCACTTGCCTTGGGTACACCCCGGCCTGAACAGCTATTCCCGCCTTGAAGACCATTACCATATCGAGAAAAAACAAACCTTCGCGGGACAAGGCACATATGTGTACCGCCAATTGAAGGACGATCAAGGGAACAGCTTTCCCGACTTTGACGGGTTGTCACAGACATGGGACACGGCGGCAGAATATATCACGGCCTTTCCAAATGTCCTGTTGGGCGTGCACCGCGACCATGTTTTCTCGATTGTTCTACTGCCGCAAGGTCCCGAAAAAACAATTGAAAACATTCACTTGTACTATGCTTCTGACAAAACAGACGCGGGCTTGCGGGCCCAAAACACGCGCCTTTGGAAAGACGTCTTTGCAGAAGATGTCTTTGTTGTAGAAGGCATGCAGCGCGGACGTCACGCAGTTCACTTCGACGGCGGGCGGTTTTCGCCGGCCATGGACAGCCCCACACATCTGTTTCACGAATGGGTCGCTACCCGGATCCAAACCCATCGCAGCCCCCTTGCGGCAGAATGA
- the ilvN gene encoding acetolactate synthase small subunit: protein MSALKIKKGASSKSAYNLRPTFSDVIERHTLAVLVENEPGVLARVIGLFSGRGYNIESLTVAEVDHQGHLSRITIVTAGTPQVIEQIKAQLGRIVTVHEVHDLTVEGPCVERELAMFKVASTGDKRVEALRLADIFRANVVDSTLESFVFEITGAPEKIDAFADLMRPLGLADVARTGVAALSRGD, encoded by the coding sequence ATGTCCGCTCTGAAGATCAAAAAAGGTGCTTCATCCAAATCCGCATATAACTTGCGGCCCACGTTTTCAGACGTCATTGAACGTCACACGTTGGCGGTCTTGGTCGAAAATGAACCCGGTGTTCTGGCGCGTGTGATTGGGTTGTTTTCAGGACGCGGGTACAACATTGAAAGCCTGACGGTGGCTGAAGTGGACCATCAGGGTCATCTAAGCCGCATCACCATTGTCACCGCCGGCACCCCGCAAGTGATCGAACAGATCAAGGCGCAGCTGGGACGGATCGTGACAGTACACGAAGTACACGATCTGACTGTAGAGGGCCCTTGCGTTGAACGCGAACTGGCCATGTTCAAAGTGGCCAGTACCGGAGATAAACGTGTCGAAGCCCTGCGGCTTGCGGATATTTTCCGGGCCAACGTGGTGGACAGCACGCTTGAAAGCTTTGTTTTTGAAATTACCGGTGCGCCCGAAAAAATTGACGCTTTCGCTGATCTGATGCGCCCCTTGGGGCTTGCTGATGTCGCACGCACCGGTGTTGCCGCCCTGTCACGCGGCGATTAA